Below is a genomic region from Mesorhizobium sp. NZP2298.
ATCGCGGACTTCCTCGGCGCGCGCTACGGCAAGAGCTTCACCGTCGCGGCGATCGCCACGCTGATCGCCACCATCGGGGCGGTGCCCTACATCGCGCTGCAATTGAAGGCGATCTCCGGCTCGGTCAGCCTGATGGTCGAGCACTATACGGGATCGCCGCCCTCCTTCGATCCGTTCGTCAGCGACATCTCGCTGGTCGTGGCGATGCTCCTGGCGTTGTTTGCCGTGCTGTTCGGCACCCGCCACGCCGACGCCACCGAACATCAGGACGGGCTGGTGCTGGCGGTGGCGGTCGAAACCGTGGTCAAGCTCGCCGCTTTCCTGGCGATCGGCCTGATGGTCACCTTCCTGATCTTCGGCGGCCCGGGCGACATGTTCGCCAAGCTGGCGCAAAATGGTCAGGTGCGGCAGGCGATGGGCTACAACACCTCGCTTGCCACCTGGCTGGTGCTGACGGGCCTCAGCGGCTGTGCCATCATCATGCTGCCGCGGCAATTCTACGTCACCATCGTCGAGAACCGCGGCGAGGCCGAGTTGCGCACCGCGACCTGGGTGTTTCCGCTCTACCTCGTGGCGATCAACCTGTTCGTGCTGCCGATCGCGTTTGCCGGCCTGTCGCTGGTCGGCACCGGCACCAGCAGCGATCTCTACGTGCTGTCGCTGCCGCTCTTCAGCGGCCACGACCTGCTGGCCATGGCGGCCTTCATCGGTGGGTTGTCCGCGGCAACAGCCATGGTGATCGTCGAAAGCGTGGCGCTGTCGATCATGATCTCCAATGACCTCGTCATTCCGCTGTTCGTGCGCCGTCTGCTCAAGACCTCGACCTTGGAGACCGAGGACTGGTCGACGCTCATCCTCAACGTGCGGCGCGGAGCGATCTTCATCCTTCTTTTCATCGCCTTCCTCTACTATCGCGAGAGCACCAACAGCGCGCGGCTGTCGTCGATCGGCCTGATGTCGTTCGCGGCCATCGCGCAATTCGCGCCGGCGCTGATCGGCGGGCTGATCTGGCGCGGCGCCAACGGCAGGGGGGCCGCGCTCGGCATGGTCGCCGGCATCCTTGTCTGGAGCTACACGCTGCTCCTGCCCTCGCTTGTCGCGCCCGACACCGACATCGTCGTGCATGGGCTGTTCGGCTTCGAGGCACTGCGCCCGCAAGCCCTGTTCGGCACGGTCGCCGAACCTCTGAACCACGGCGTGCTATGGAGCCTGTCGATCAACGCGGTGTTCTTCGTGCTCGGCTCGCTGTCGCGCGCGTCGGTGCCGCTGGAGCGCATCCAGGCATCGATCTTCGTGCCGCGCGACGCCGGCCCGATGCCCAGTCTACGCCGCTTCCGCACCGCCATCACCGTCAATGACCTCAAGGACACGATCGGCCGCTATCTCGGTGTCGAGCGCACCGAGCGCTCTTTCCAGTCGTTCGAGAGGACCAACGGCACCTCGCTGCACGGCAAGGAGCAGGCGAGCATGGACGTCATCCGCTTCTCCGAGCAGCTTTTGGCCAGCGCCGTCGGCTCCTCCTCGGCGCGGCTGATCCTGTCGCTGCTGTTCAGGCGCCATGACCGCGAATCCCGGGATGCCTTCCGCCTGCTCGACGACGCCACCGAGGCGCTGCAGCACAACCGCGACCTGCTGCAGATCGCGCTCGACCAGATGGAGCAAGGCATCACTGTCTTCGACAAGGACTTTCGGCTGATCTGCTGGAACCGCCAGTACCGGGCGCTGTTTGATCTGCCCGACGAGATGGGCCAGGTCGGCGTCTCGCTCGACCAGATCTTGCGCCACCTCGCCGAGCGAGGCGACATTCCCACCGACCAACGCGTGACAATGCTCAACCGTCTGACCAGTTTCGTCAGCCCCTGGCAGATGGAGCTGAAGACCAGCGGCCGCATTCTCGAACTGCGCTCCAACCCGATGCCGGACGGCGGCATCGTGGCCACCTATGCCGACATTTCCGGCCGCGTCGAACAGGATCTGGCGCTGAAGCGCGCCAATGAATCGCTGGAACAGCGCGTCAAGACCCGTACCATCGAGCTGACCAGGGTCAATGAGGAGTTGACCCGGGTCAACGAGGAACTGGCGCAGGCGCAGATGCTGGCCGAGGAGGCCAATCTGGGCAAGACGCGCTTCCTCGCTGCCGCCGGCCATGACATCCTGCAGCCGTTGAATGCTGCCCGGCTCTATTGCTCCTCGCTGATCGAGAAAGCCGGCAAGGGTCCGGCCGGCAAGGCCGCGGTCAACATCGAATCCTCTCTGGAATCGGTTGAGACGATCCTGGGCGCCGTGCTCGACATCTCCCGCCTCGATGCCGGCGCGATGAAGCCGGACGATACCGCCTTCAACCTCGACGGATTGCTGCGCCAGATCGGCAATGATTTTCGACCGATGGCCGCGGAGAAAAAGCTCGACCTGACGATCATGCCGTCTTCGCTGACGGTGGTGACCGACCCCAATCTGTTGCGCCGCCTGATCCAGAACCTTGTCTCCAATGCCATCAAATATACGCGCCAGGGCCGCATCCTGGTCGGCGTGCGGCGACGCGGCGAACTGGCGGAGATCCAGGTGATCGACACCGGCATCGGCATCGCCGGCGACAGGCTGAACACCGTCTTCCATGAGTTCACCCGGCTGGACGAAGGTGCGCGGGAGGCCGAGGGCCTCGGTCTCGGTCTCTCCATCGTCGACCGCATTGCCAGGGTACTCAGGCTCGAAATCCGCCTCTTCTCCAATCCGGGCAAGGGCACGCGCTTCTCGGTCATACTGCCGGTGGCGGCTGTGGCGGCGCCGCGGCGCGAGATCGAGAAGGCACCAGCACGCGCCGCTTCCTCGCTTGCCGGGCTGACAGTACTTTGCATCGACAATGACGCGCGCATCCTCGACGGCATGCGTCTTCTGCTCGAAGGTTGGGGGTGCACCGTCGACACCGCCTCCGGATCGGGAGAGCTGCTGCGGCCTGGCGCGCGCAGGCCCGACATCGTGCTTGCCGACTATCATCTCGACGGCGTCACCGGGCTCGACGCGATCAGGACCTTGCGCGCGACCTGCGGCCAGGATCTTGCGTGTGTGCTGGTCACCGCCGATCGTTCCAACGAGGTGCGCGCGGCGGCTGGCGAACTCGACGTTCCGATAATCAACAAGCCGCTGAAACCGGCGGTGCTGCGTTCGATGATGGCCAGGGTCAGGCCGCTTGCCTCGGCGGCCGAATAAGATCAGCTCCTATTCGCCTCGTGAGCACTATGCCAGGGCCTTCGAGATATCGTTCGCGGTCTGGATTACCAGCGGAGCAAGACTTTCGCCGCGGCAGGCGGGCCGGCGCGACCGCCTCGACGTCGCCGCGTCTCGGCGGGGCAAGCTATCTCGGTGAGCGGGCAGTCGGCGCGCCGGACGGCGGCGCTGCGGCCGTTGCGATCTGGATGCGCGCGATCGCACAAGCGATAGCCAGGCAAGGGTGACAGACAAGGCTGAACGATGACCTGAAACACGTCGCATGAATCCGTTGCGGCGCCGGCACTCAGTGCGCCGGCTGCAACGGATCACTGCCGATCTTGGACAGCAGGATAACCGCCTGGGTGCGGCTGTCGACACCGAGCTTCTGCAGGATGGCCGAGACATGCGCCTTGATCGTCGCCTCGGAGACGCCGAGTTCGTAGGCGATCTGCTTGTTGAGCAGGCCCTCGGCCAGCATGCCGAGCACGCGGGTCTGCTGCGGGGTCAGCGCCTGCAATCTTTTGATCAGGTCCGATATTTCGGGATCGCGCTCGACGCCGAGATCGACGCCCACCGGAGCCGCTATGTCGCCGGCCAGCACCGACTGCACGGCGTTGCGGATCTCCTCCATGCTCGCCGATTTGGAGATGAAGCCGGAGGCGCCAAGATCGAGCGCACGCCTGATGGTCGCCGGATCGTCATGCGCAGAGACAACGATCAGCGGCACCGCCGGATGGATGCCGCGTAGCGAGATCAGGCCGGAAAGGCCGCTGGCGCCCGGCATCGACAGGTCGAGCAGCACAAGATCGACATCCTCATTGGCCACGACCAGCGCCTTGGCGCTTTCGAAATCGCCGGCCTCGTGGATGGCGGCGACATTGCCGATGCCGGCAAGTGCCTCACGCAGCGCGCCGCGAAACAGCGGGTGATCGTCGGCGATGACGAAAGAATAGCCTGACGGCAAATGTTCCTCCCCGAATCCCGTCGATGATTTTTAGCTTTTCGGGACCAGTCGGACGATTATGAGGGGCCGCGCGCCGTTTTCAAGCGGCAAAGCCGGCACGCCCCATTTTCCCTGGTTTGGATGCTCAGGTTTTCTGCGAGTTGAGCTGGGCGCCGTCGCCGTTATCCCTGTCCATATCCTTGACGATGCCCATGAAGCCCTTCAGGAAGCGCTCCATGTAGCTCATCGTCTTGTTGAAATCCTCTTCGCTCGGAAGCTTCGATTCGAGACGGGCGGAGAGCGAATTCTCCAGCTTGGTGACGCGCTCATCCATTGCCTTCATCGAGGTCTGCAGGCGGTCGACCTCGTCCTGGAAGGCGGCGCGTTCGTCGGCCGCCATCTTGCAGACGAGCTGGCCCGAACGCTCTTCGCAGAGCGACATCGCGCCGGTCTGCGTGTCCATGCGGACATAGCCGTTGTCGGACTTTTCCAGCCGGTAACGATCGGTTTCTTCCGAATAGGCTGATGCCGCGACCAGCGAAACGAGCGCGGCGGGGATCAAAATGTGGTGCAGACGCATGTTGTCCTCCATGGCCAAGGCCTGAAATATCGCATGTTTGCGCCGGAAATGGGGAAGACCCTTGGCGTGGCCTTCCCCGCACGACTGGTTCGGACTATAGCGCAACCATGTCTCAGTTTATCTACAAGATAACCCCGCGAGCGCTTTGGCGCGAGGCCGAAGCCAATGGCCGCTTCACCGGGGCGCCGATCGATGTCACCGACGGCTTCATCCATTTCTCGACGGCGGCGCAGGTCCGGGAAACGGCGGCAAAGCATTTTTCCGGCCAGACAGACCTTCTGCTCGTCGCCATCGACGGCGCCAGCCTGGGGCCTGCCCTGAAATATGAGGTATCGCGCGGCGGCGCGCTGTTTCCGCATCTTTACGGTGTGCTGGAGCTGAAAGCCGTCACGTGGGTGCGACCGCTGCCGCTTGGTCCCGACGGTACCCACCAGTTCCCAGCGCTGGAGGCCGAATGAGCGTGCTCGACCGGCTCGGCCAGAAGCTGCTGTTCACCTTCGATCCGGAAACCGCGCACGGCCTGTCCATCGCGGCGCTGCGCTGCGGACTGCCGGTCGGCGCGCGGACGGTGCACGATACAAGGTTGAAGGTCAGCCTTTGCGGCCTCGATTTCCCCAACCCGCTCGGCATGGCGGCCGGCTATGACAAGAACGCCGAGGTGCCGGACGCGCTGCTTGGCCTCGGCTTCGGCTTTGCCGAGGTCGGCACGGTCACGCCGCTGCCGCAGGCCGGCAACCCGAAGCCGCGCATCTTCCGGCTGACGGCGGATGAAGCGGTGATCAACCGGCTGGGCTTCAACAATGAGGGCCATGCGGCGGCCGAAAGACGCCTTGCCGCCCGCAAGGGGCATTCCGGTATTGTCGGCGTCAACATCGGCGCCAACAAGGACAGCACCGACCGCGTCGGCGACTATGAGCGCGGCGTCGCCCGTTTCGCCCCCTATGCCGGCTATCTGACGGTCAACATCTCGTCGCCCAACACGCCCGGCCTGCGCAACATGCAGGCGCGCGAACAGCTCGGCGAGCTTCTGTCTCGCGTCATGGCCGCACGCGCCACGGCGTCCGCGCAGCCGCCGGTCTTCCTGAAGATCGCGCCGGATCTGGTCGAGGCCGAGCTGGAAGACATCGCCGCCGAGGTCACCGAGAAAAAAATCGACGGCGTTATCGTCTCCAACACCACGATTTCACGGCCGCCGCTGCGCAGCGGTGGCACGATAAGCGAAACCGGCGGACTTTCCGGCAGGCCGTTGTTCGAACGCTCGACCATCGTACTGGCCAGGATGCGCAGACTGCTCGGGTCGGATATCGCCATTATCGGCGTCGGCGGCGTCGATACCACGGATGCGGCGCTGGAAAAGATCCGCGCGGGCGCTGATCTCGTCCAGCTCTACACCAGCATGATCTATGCAGGGCCGGCACTGCCGGGCCGTATCGTCGCCGGCATGGCGCGCTTTTGCGAGACGGGGCGGCTGAACTCCATCCGCGCGTTGCGCGACAGCCATCTCGATCGGTGGGCGTCAAAGCCGCTCAGCTGAACGCCGTCCGCACCCGCAGCCGCAGAATCGCCAGCAGGCTGAAGCCGCGCGTCAACAGGAACACGTGAAGTGCCGCCCACAGGCCATGATTGCCGAAGGCAGGCGCGAGCGTCAGCAGCGCGACGATAAAGACGAGAAATGACAGCAACATCATGTTGCGCATGTCGCGCGACCATGTCGCGCCAATAAAGACACCATCCATCTGGAACGCCAGCACGCCGCTCAGCGCGGTGAATGCCGCCCAGGGCAAATAGATGTCGGCCACCGAGCGGACCTCCTGCGATGTCGTGACGACGGCGACCAGATCGGCACCAGCCGAGAGCAGCACCAGCGTCGCGGCTCCGGCAAGCCCGAAACCCCAGAACAAGGTCAGCCGCACCGCCCGCCGGAAGGGCTGCTCGGCACGTGCGCCGACGGCACGGCCCGCGAGCTGTTCGGCGGCGGTGGCAAAGCCGTCGAGGAAATAACCGGCGACGAGGAAGAAGTTCATCAAGACCGCGTTGGCGGCCAGCGTCACCGTGCCGAACTGCGCACCTTGACGCGTGAACAGCGCGAAGGCGGCGAGCAGCGAGAACGAGCGGATCATGATGTCGCGGTTGAGCGACAGCATGCGCAGGAAGGCGCTCATGTCGAGCAGGCGATGGCGCGGCAGGGACGCGGTCGAGCGGAAGCGGAGCACCACGATGGCGAGACCCAGCAGCATGGCCAGGAACTCGCCGGTGACGGTCGCCCAGGCGACGCCGGCAACACCCCAGCCGAGCTTCAGGCCAAGCAGGAAGCAGAGCGCGATGTTGATGCCGTTGAGCACCAGCTGCAGCACAAGGCCGAGCCCGCCCTCGCCACGCCCCAGCACGTAACCGAGGATGGCATAGTTGATCAGCGAGAAGGGTGCGGCAAGCAGCCTGATCCTGATGTAGACGCCCATCGCCTCGCTGACGCGCGGTTCAGCGCCCATGAACCACTGGCCGCCGACGGCGATCAGCGGTGAAAGCGCTACCAGCACGATGCCGGCGACGACCGCGATCAGCACGGCACGCCAGAACACCGCCTGTTCCTCCAGCGCGTCGCCGCGCCCGAACGCCTGGGCGACGAGACCCGTGGTGCCGGAGCGCAGGAAATTGAAGGTGGTGAAGACGACACTGAACACCAGAGATCCCGCGGCCAGGCCGCCGAGAAGGGCCGCGTCGCCGAACTGCCCGACCACCGCCGTGTCGACCAGGCCGAGCATTGGCGTGGTCAGATAGGCGAGCGTCATCGGCACCGCTATGGCGAGCACGGAACGGTTGGTGACGACAAAAGATCTGGCGTCGGCTGGGATTGCACCCTTGTCCAAGGAATTGCTGCCTTGCTGATTGATGCTTGATCGAGGAGCCGATGTGCCCCATTTTCCGGCCACCGCGCAATCGTTCTTCCCGCGATGGCCAACCGAAATCCCGGTCTGGCGTGAGCCCGCCGGATTCCGTTCATGCCCCTGCAGATCGTCCACCATCCTGACTACGACGCCGGCTTCACTGCCAACCATCGCTTCCCGATGAGCAAGTATCCGCTCCTGATGGAGGCCTTGCGGGCACGCGGCCTGGCGGGACCCGACGCGCTCAACACAGCGGTCCCCGCACCAGCGTCATGGCTGAAGCTTGCCCATGCGGCCGACTATGTCGACCAGGTCATCGGCTGTTCGGTGCCGGAAAAAATCGAGCGTGAGATCGGTTTTCCGGTCGGCCCGCGCGTTTCGCTCCGCGCGCAGCTTGCCACCGGCGGCACGGTGTTGGCCGCGCGACTTGCCTTGCGCCACGGCATCGCCTGCAACACCGCCGGCGGCAGCCATCATGCGCGGCGCGCGCAAGGTGCCGGCTTCTGCACCTTCAACGACGTCGCCGTCGCTTCGCTGGTCTTGCTCACACAGGGTGCGGCACAGAATATCCTGGTCGTCGATCTCGATGTACATCAGGGCGATGGCACCGCGGATATTCTGAGCAGCGAGCCAAGCGTGTTCACATTTTCCATGCATGGCGAGCGCAACTACCCCGTGCGCAAGATCGCTTCCGATCTCGACATTGCACTGCCCGACGGAACGGGCGATGCCGCCTATCTCGAAAGGCTGGCCACGATCCTGCCGGAGCTCTCGGCCCAGTTGCGCTGGGACATCGTTTTCTACAATGCCGGTGTCGACGTCCATGCCGAGGACCGGCTCGGCAGGCTGGCACTTTCCAATGACGGCCTGCGTGCCCGCGACAAGATGGTCATCGGCCATTTTCGCGCGCAAGGCATTCCGGTCTGCGGCGTCATCGGCGGCGGCTATTCCACCGATGTGCCGGCCCTTGCCGCACGGCATGCCCTGCTGTTCGAGGTTGCCACGGGTTACGCCTAGCCCTCTGTTTTAACGCAATTCCGAACGGAAAACCGTTTCACACTTTTCCTGGAATTGCTCCAAGTCACTTCCGGTAATTGGCGATCCTGAGCAGGATGAAGGCCGGCACGACGATCGCGGCACCGAGCAGGATGTAGCCAAGGAAGCGGTCGATGGCATGGAAGCCCAGATTCCAGAGGTCGATGAAGAATTTCTGGATGCCGTAGAACACATCCATCGGCGACCAGCCGAAGGCATTCATGACAAGCCCGACGAGGAACGACACCACCAGCAGCTTCAGGATCACCCTGAGCGGCGAGTCGCCGAGAAAGCGCGTCAGTGCGGACAAGGCCGTCTCCCGATTGAGATGCCCAGACTCACGGGCACAGCCCAGAGATACGTGCTTGGCGGTGATCCATCAAGCCAGCGTGCTCTGTCCGCGTAACCCGATTGGCCGCCGCTGGAAACCCGCGTATCCACCTTACTTATCTGTTTTCTAACCAATTGCCGCTATTGCCATTGCAAGAGCGGGAGCCAGGCTTTGGTGGGAACGGGAAAAATCGGCGCGCACCGCGCGGTCATGCTGTCGGTTGTCGTGCCATGCTATAACGAGCGCGATGGCGTGGCCGAGCTTCACCGACGCGTCAGCGCCGCATGCCTTGAACAGAACGCTTCCTACGAGATCGTGCTCGTCATCGACGGCGCGACAGACGGCACCCGCGAGACCATTTTCGAACTGGCCGAAAAGGACGACCATGTCGTCGCCATCGACCTTGCCCGCAACTACGGCCATCAGATCGCGCTCAGCGCCGGGCTGGAATTCTGTCGCGGCGAGCGCATTCTCATTCTCGACGCCGACCTTCAGGATCCGCCCGAACTGCTCGGCGCGATGATGGCCAAGATGGATGAAGGCTTCGATGTCGTCTACGGCCAGAGGGTGAAGCGCGACGGCGAAAGCTGGTTCAAGCGGGCTTCGGCCTCGATGTTCTACCGATTGCTCGGCCGGATGGTCGATGTCGAGATCGCGTCGGACTCCGGAGACTTCCGGCTGATGAGCCGCCGTGCGCTCGATCATCTGAACGCGATGCCCGAACGCTATAGGTTTATTCGCGGCATGGTGAGTTGGATCGGCCTGAACCAAATTGCCTTTCCGTACGAGCGGCACCGGCGTTTTGCCGGCACCACTCACTACCCGCTGAAGAAGATGGTTCTTCTGGCGGTCGACGCGATGACCAGCTTTTCGATCCTGCCTTTGCGATTTGCCTCGCTGCTGGGGATGATGTTCGGCCTGCTCGGCATGGTCGTGCTTGGCTATACGCTGTTCGAATGGTCCAGGGGCAACGTGGTACCCGGCTGGACGAGTCTTGCCGCGATCATGCTGATCATGGGCAGCGTCCAGCTTCTGGTGCTTGGCATCTTCGGCGAATATCTTGGCCGCATGTACATGGAGACGAAGCGGCGGCCGCTGTACTTCGTCAATGAGATCGTTTCGCGTGACCAGCCGACCAAGGACAGCGACCTACCCATCCATCGCCTGCAGGAGATGGCGAAAGGGTCGCGCCTAGCTGAGGCGAAAGTCGACCGGATGCAACCGAAACGGCGTGGGCGGCATGCGGTCGGCTCTTCCATCTGACGTCTCGCGGATGCTGCGCTTTGGCGCTGTAGGGCTTCTCAACACGGCGCTCGGATATACGTTGATCCTGGCCGGGCTGGCGCTGGGCCTCGGCGATATCGTTTCCAATGCGGCCGGCTATGCCGCTGGCCTCACCCTTGGCTTCTTTCTCAATCGCCGCTGGACATTCGCACTTGCAGGCGGCTTCCGCCCCGGCGCGGTTGCTCGATACGCGATGACCTTCGTCGTTGCCTACGGCGCCAATCTGGGCATCGTCATTGCCGCCATGTCCGCCGGCTTCATCGAGAACCCGTTCGTCCACCTGGCGGGAAACTGCCTCTACTCGATCATCTTCTATCTCGGCTCGGCCCGGTTCGTCTTCGTCGGCGGCGCGGATGATCCTGACGCCTTCGCCGCAACGAGCGCGAAATGGCCCGGAGCCGTGACATGAACCAGGCCGCAGCAGTCGTGACGGCGACGCCGTCACCCGGAGCCGTGACATGAACCAGGCCGCAGCAGTCGTGACGGCGACGCCGTCACCCGGAGCCGCAACATGAGCCAGGCCGCTGCAATCGCCACGGCAACGCCTTCGCTGGGCGACGCGCAACGCATCAGGCTGATATTCTGCCTTCTGTGCGCCTGCATCGTGGCTTGTGTGCTCAGCGCCCTTGCCAGCGCGATCCTGCAGGATCCCGACAATTGGTGGCAGGTGAAAGTTGGCCTGGACTTCCTGGAACACGGGACGTTTCCGCTTGTCGACCCTTATTCCTATACGTTCGGCGGCCAGCCCTGGATCGCCAAGGAATGGCTGGGACAGGTCTTTCTGGCGCTTGCCTACCGCGCGGGCGGCTGGAATGGCGTCGTCGCACTGATCATCGCCACCGTCGGCCTGACCGTCTTCCTGATGGGATGGTTCCTCAGCGCATGGCTGAGGCCGATACTGGCGATAGGGCTGACCTTCGTGGTGGCTTTCCTGATCGCCCCTATCTATACCGCACGCCCCCACGTCTTCACCTTGCCGATCATCGTCGTCTGGACGGCAATGCTGTTTCGCGCCGCGCGGGAAGAGAGGGCTCCACCTTTGTGGCTGCTCATACTTGTCGTCTTGTGGGCCAACCTGCACGCCACGTTCACCCTGAGCTTCGTCATCGCCGCCTTTGCCGGGCTTGGTCTGCTGGCGCGCTCGGGCCTGTCGAAACCCGCTCTCCTGGCGAAATGGGTGGCTTTCGGCCTCCTCTGCCCACTTGTGAGCCTGATGCATCCCTACGGCGTCAAAGCCATCCTGGCGACATTCACCGTGGCCTATGGCAACGAGGCGGTGCCGCTCATACTGGAGTGGCGGCCGTTCAATGCCCAGGAGCAGATCTTCGAGGAAGCGGTGATGCTGTTGGCGCTTTTCGGGCTTCTGGTGTCGAGGCTGCGGATCGGCTGGGCCAAGGCGCTGTTCGTCGTCTTCGCCTTGCATGTCTATCTCACCCATCTGCGATTTGTGTATCTGCCCTTCCTGCTGATTCCCTTGGTGATCGCCGTCGAGGTCGCACAGCAATACCCTTCGCTCTCAACCACGACCTGGCTGACGGAAAAGCGTGACGGGTTGGAAAAATTCTTCGCCAACCGGTTCTACGCTGTCTGCGGCGCCATGGCCGTCCTGCTGGTCGCGGCGGCCGCAATCCTCGGCAATGCCTACCAGGTGGCACCGAGCCCGAAGACATCCGCCAGCGGTGCCCTCGCATTCGCCGGGGATCACCACCTATCGAGCAACGTGCTGAATTCCTATAATTTCGGCGGCACCCTGATTTTTCATGGCATCAAGACTTACATCGACGGCAGGACAGACCAGCTGTTCCTGGGCGGTTTCACGAAAACCGACGACGCAACGGGACGCAGCGACGGAAAACCGCTGCTCGAGGCCCAGTTGAAGAAATACGCCATTGGCTGGGCACTGCTTACAGCCGACGACACCCGCATCCCCTTCTTCGCGGAGTTGGGCTGGAAGCGGGCCTATGCGGACGATTATGCCGTGATTTATCTGCCCGGCACCTGATTTTCAGCATCGAGAGAGGCCGGTGCAGCCGGCGCCCAAACCCCGGCATCCGGCTTGACATGAATATTGCAGTGCAGCAAACTTATGCTGCAGAGCACAGTCCGTGAAACCACGAGCCACGATTTTGTACGACGGGGAAATCGCAGCATGAGGAGCATGTCAAGTTCCGAGGCACGAGCCACGGCGTACGGACCGGCCGAATGAACTACAGGCGCGATATCGATGGCCTGCGGGCCGTTGCCGTGCTCCCCGTCGTGCTCTTCCATTTCGGCGTGTCCGCCATTCCCGGCGGCTTCACCGGCGTCGACATTTTCTTCGTGATATCGGGCTATCTGATCAGCGGCAGCCTGCTCGACGATCTCGAGCGCGGCCAGTTCTCGATCGGCCGCTTTTACTGGCGCCGCGCACGGCGGATCCTGCCGGCGCTGACCTTCGTCATCCTGCTCGCGAGCATCGCCGCCTGGTTCATCCTTCTGCCGTCCGACCTTCACGAATACAGCCTCAGTGTGATCGCGGCCTCGACCTTCTGGTCGAACATCTATTTCTGGAAGACGACCAACTATTTCTCGATCGACGCGGAACTGCGGCCCCTGCTGCACACATGGTCGCTTTCGGTCGAGGAGCAGTACTATATCTTCGCGCCGATCCTTGTGTATCTGATCTACCGATACGCCTCGAAGCGCTGGCTGACGATATTGCTGCCGATTGCCATCGGCAGTTTTGCCCTGGCGGTGATGGCAACCACGCTGGCGCCGACCGCCGGTTTCTACCTCTTGCCGACGCGTATCTGGGAACTGGCGCTGGGCGCCATGCTGATGCTGAGAAAGCCACCCGCACTTGCCAGCCGTCCGCTGACGGAACTGATCGGCCTCGCCGGTTTCGGCCTGCTTGCATTCGGGTTTCTGACGATTTCGGAGAGTGACCCGTTTCCGGGCTACAATGCCCTGTTTCCCTGCATCGGCACGGCGCTGCTGATCTATGCGGGCCAGATCCACCCGGACAGACCTGTCCCTGTCGCCACCCGCGTGCTTCAGCTCACTCCATTGGTCTGGGTCGGCCTGATCTCGTATTCGCTCTATCTCGTTCACTGGCCGATCAATTCGTTCGTCCACTATCTCTCGCTGAAAGCCATCGGCGTGCCGACGATCATCGCAATGATCGTGGCGAGCGTCGCCCTGGCGACGTTCTCCTGGAAATATGTCGAGCAGCCGTTCCGCCGGAAAAGCACCTTCACGGCGCCGCTGCCCATCTTCGCCTTTTCGGCCACAGCGATCGTCCTTCTGTGCGTCGGCGGTTTGGCCGGCGCGCTCGGCAAGGGGTTTCCGCAACGGTTCCCGGACTTCTCGACGGAGCGGGTGCTGGTGGGCGACTGGCGCAATGGCGTCTGCTTCAACGAGGGCGCGAGCCGGATCGAGAACTGGAACCTCGCCGACTGCACCCGAACGCACGGCTTTCCAACCAATGTGCTGTTGTGGGGCGATTCCTTCGCCGCTCACTACGTATCGGGCCTTGAGGCCAACGCGCAGAAAATCCAGGCCAATGTCATCCAGTACACCTATGCCGGCTGCCCGCCCAACCTGAGCTACTTCTCGTATGCCCGGCCGGCCTGCACGCGCTT
It encodes:
- a CDS encoding response regulator transcription factor, with the translated sequence MPSGYSFVIADDHPLFRGALREALAGIGNVAAIHEAGDFESAKALVVANEDVDLVLLDLSMPGASGLSGLISLRGIHPAVPLIVVSAHDDPATIRRALDLGASGFISKSASMEEIRNAVQSVLAGDIAAPVGVDLGVERDPEISDLIKRLQALTPQQTRVLGMLAEGLLNKQIAYELGVSEATIKAHVSAILQKLGVDSRTQAVILLSKIGSDPLQPAH
- a CDS encoding DUF952 domain-containing protein, which encodes MSQFIYKITPRALWREAEANGRFTGAPIDVTDGFIHFSTAAQVRETAAKHFSGQTDLLLVAIDGASLGPALKYEVSRGGALFPHLYGVLELKAVTWVRPLPLGPDGTHQFPALEAE
- a CDS encoding PAS domain-containing hybrid sensor histidine kinase/response regulator, which codes for MQGLFIVIIAIAYVTLLFAIASLGDRRSAISGPGRARPFIYALSLAIYCTSWTFFGSVGLSSERGLEFLGIYTGPVLVFVFGFPLLNRIIRLAKTEKITSIADFLGARYGKSFTVAAIATLIATIGAVPYIALQLKAISGSVSLMVEHYTGSPPSFDPFVSDISLVVAMLLALFAVLFGTRHADATEHQDGLVLAVAVETVVKLAAFLAIGLMVTFLIFGGPGDMFAKLAQNGQVRQAMGYNTSLATWLVLTGLSGCAIIMLPRQFYVTIVENRGEAELRTATWVFPLYLVAINLFVLPIAFAGLSLVGTGTSSDLYVLSLPLFSGHDLLAMAAFIGGLSAATAMVIVESVALSIMISNDLVIPLFVRRLLKTSTLETEDWSTLILNVRRGAIFILLFIAFLYYRESTNSARLSSIGLMSFAAIAQFAPALIGGLIWRGANGRGAALGMVAGILVWSYTLLLPSLVAPDTDIVVHGLFGFEALRPQALFGTVAEPLNHGVLWSLSINAVFFVLGSLSRASVPLERIQASIFVPRDAGPMPSLRRFRTAITVNDLKDTIGRYLGVERTERSFQSFERTNGTSLHGKEQASMDVIRFSEQLLASAVGSSSARLILSLLFRRHDRESRDAFRLLDDATEALQHNRDLLQIALDQMEQGITVFDKDFRLICWNRQYRALFDLPDEMGQVGVSLDQILRHLAERGDIPTDQRVTMLNRLTSFVSPWQMELKTSGRILELRSNPMPDGGIVATYADISGRVEQDLALKRANESLEQRVKTRTIELTRVNEELTRVNEELAQAQMLAEEANLGKTRFLAAAGHDILQPLNAARLYCSSLIEKAGKGPAGKAAVNIESSLESVETILGAVLDISRLDAGAMKPDDTAFNLDGLLRQIGNDFRPMAAEKKLDLTIMPSSLTVVTDPNLLRRLIQNLVSNAIKYTRQGRILVGVRRRGELAEIQVIDTGIGIAGDRLNTVFHEFTRLDEGAREAEGLGLGLSIVDRIARVLRLEIRLFSNPGKGTRFSVILPVAAVAAPRREIEKAPARAASSLAGLTVLCIDNDARILDGMRLLLEGWGCTVDTASGSGELLRPGARRPDIVLADYHLDGVTGLDAIRTLRATCGQDLACVLVTADRSNEVRAAAGELDVPIINKPLKPAVLRSMMARVRPLASAAE
- a CDS encoding DAK2 domain-containing protein codes for the protein MPGPSRYRSRSGLPAEQDFRRGRRAGATASTSPRLGGASYLGERAVGAPDGGAAAVAIWMRAIAQAIARQG
- a CDS encoding quinone-dependent dihydroorotate dehydrogenase — encoded protein: MSVLDRLGQKLLFTFDPETAHGLSIAALRCGLPVGARTVHDTRLKVSLCGLDFPNPLGMAAGYDKNAEVPDALLGLGFGFAEVGTVTPLPQAGNPKPRIFRLTADEAVINRLGFNNEGHAAAERRLAARKGHSGIVGVNIGANKDSTDRVGDYERGVARFAPYAGYLTVNISSPNTPGLRNMQAREQLGELLSRVMAARATASAQPPVFLKIAPDLVEAELEDIAAEVTEKKIDGVIVSNTTISRPPLRSGGTISETGGLSGRPLFERSTIVLARMRRLLGSDIAIIGVGGVDTTDAALEKIRAGADLVQLYTSMIYAGPALPGRIVAGMARFCETGRLNSIRALRDSHLDRWASKPLS